A window of the Lepus europaeus isolate LE1 chromosome 5, mLepTim1.pri, whole genome shotgun sequence genome harbors these coding sequences:
- the LOC133759481 gene encoding aflatoxin B1 aldehyde reductase member 3-like — MYSRSLSSRFHCTPSDAWETGLILPLSPFQVKIATKAIAMDGTTLKPDSVRFQLETSLKRLQCPRVDLFYLHMPDYSSPLEDTLRTCNQLHQEGKFVELGVSNYSSWQVAEICTLCRSRGWIQPTVYQGMYNATTRQVEKELFPCLRHFGMRFYAFNPLAGGLLTGRYKYEDQYEKKPEGRFFGNRWSELYMNCYWKEEYFKGITLVEKALQAAYGNSAPSMTSAALRWMYHHSQLQGAHGDAVILGMSSLAQLEQNLAAVEEGPLEPAVVEAFERAWHLVAHDCPNYFF; from the exons ATGTACAGCAGGTCTCTCTCTTCACGGTTCCACTGCACCCCGTCTGATGCTTGGGAAACTGGCCTGATTCTCCCTTTGTCTCCCTTCCAAGTGAAAATCGCTACCAAGGCAATTGCAATGGATGGGACGACACTGAAACCCGACAGCGTCCGGTTCCAGCTGGAGACGTCGCTGAAGCGGCTGCAGTGCCCCCGCGTGGACCTCTTCTACCTGCACATGCCCGACTACAGCTCCCCGCTGGAAGACACGCTGCGCACCTGCAACCAGCTGCACCAGGAG GGCAAGTTCGTGGAGCTGGGCGTCTCCAACTACTCCTCCTGGCAGGTGGCCGAGATCTGCACCCTGTGCAGGAGCCGCGGCTGGATCCAGCCCACCGTGTACCAG GGCATGTACAACGCCACCACCCGCCAGGTGGAGAAGGAGCTGTTCCCGTGCCTCAGGCACTTTGGGATGAGGTTCTATGCCTTCAACCCTTTGGCTG GGGGCCTGCTGACCGGCAGGTACAAGTATGAGGACCAGTATGAAAAAAAGCCGGAGGGCCGCTTCTTTGGGAATAGATGGTCTGAGTTGTACATGAATTG CTACTGGAAGGAGGAGTACTTCAAGGGCATCACCCTGGTAGAGAAGGCCTTGCAGGCTGCGTATGGCAACAGCGCCCCCAGCATGACCTCGGCCGCCCTGCGGTGGATGTACCACCACTCCCAGCTGCAG GGCGCCCACGGGGACGCGGTCATCCTGGGCATGTCCAGCCTGGCGCAGCTGGAGCAGAACCTGGCAGCCGTGGAGGAAGGGCCCCTGGAGCCGGCCGTCGTGGAGGCCTTCGAGCGAGCCTGGCACCTGGTTGCCCACGACTGCCCCAACTACTTCTTCTAG
- the LOC133760586 gene encoding LOW QUALITY PROTEIN: aflatoxin B1 aldehyde reductase member 2-like (The sequence of the model RefSeq protein was modified relative to this genomic sequence to represent the inferred CDS: inserted 2 bases in 1 codon): MLGAMEMGSRMDAPASAASVRAFLERGHNEIDTAFIYADGQSETILGGLGLGLGGGDCKVKIATKALPLDGKSLKPDSVRSQLETSLKRLQCPRVDLFYLHAPDHGTPVEETXRACHQLHQEGKFVELGVSNYASWQVAEICTLCRSRGWIQPTVYQGMYNATTRQVEKELFPCLRHFGMRFYAFNPLAGGLLTGRYKYEDQDAKIKPEGRFFGNKWAETYRNRYWKEEHFKGIALVEKALQAAYGSSAPSMTSAALWWMYHHSQLQGAHGDAVILGMSSLAQLEQNLAAVEEGPLEPAVVEAFERAWHLVAHDCPNYFR; the protein is encoded by the exons ATGCTGGGCGCCATGGAGATGGGGAGCCGCATGGACGCCCCCGCCAGCGCCGCGTCGGTGCGCGCCTTCCTGGAGCGCGGCCACAACGAGATAGACACGGCCTTCATCTACGCGGACGGCCAGTCCGAGACCATCCTGGGCGGCCTGGGGCTCGGGCTGGGCGGCGGCGACTGCAAAG TGAAAATCGCCACCAAGGCCCTTCCACTGGATGGGAAATCGCTGAAGCCCGACAGCGTCCGGTCCCAGCTGGAGACGTCGCTGAAGCGGCTGCAGTGCCCCCGCGTGGACCTCTTCTACCTGCACGCGCCTGACCACGGCACCCCGGTGGAGGAGAC GCGCGCCTGCCACCAGCTGCACCAGGAG GGCAAGTTCGTGGAGCTGGGCGTCTCCAACTACGCCTCCTGGCAGGTGGCCGAGATCTGCACCCTGTGCAGGAGCCGCGGCTGGATCCAGCCCACCGTGTACCAG GGCATGTACAACGCCACCACCCGCCAGGTGGAGAAGGAGCTGTTCCCCTGCCTCAGGCACTTTGGGATGAGGTTCTATGCCTTCAACCCTTTGGCTG GGGGCCTGCTGACCGGCAGGTACAAGTATGAGGACCAGGATGCAAAAATAAAGCCGGAGGGCCGCTTCTTTGGGAATAAGTGGGCAGAGACCTACAGGAATCG CTACTGGAAGGAGGAGCACTTCAAGGGCATCGCCCTGGTGGAGAAGGCCCTGCAGGCTGCGTATGGCAGCAGCGCCCCCAGCATGACCTCAGCCGCCCTGTGGTGGATGTACCACCACTCCCAGCTGCAG GGCGCCCACGGGGACGCGGTCATCCTGGGCATGTCCAGCCTGGCGCAGCTGGAGCAGAACCTGGCAGCCGTGGAGGAAGGGCCCCTGGAGCCGGCCGTCGTGGAGGCCTTCGAGCGAGCCTGGCACCTGGTTGCCCACGACTGCCCCAACTACTTCCGCTAG
- the LOC133759482 gene encoding aflatoxin B1 aldehyde reductase member 4-like — protein sequence MLRAGSRAVARAAVTCARGSGALEPCAVAMSRPLQAASGARARPATVLGTMEMGRRMDAPASAAAVRAFVERGNSELDTAFMYGDGQSESILGGLGLGLGGGGCRVKIATKANPWDGKSLKPDSVRSQLETSLQRLQCPRVDLFYLHAPDHGTPVEETLRACHQLHQEGKFVELGLSNYAAWEVAEIYTLCRSRGWIQPTVYQGMYNATTRQVEKELFPCLRHFGMRFYAYNPLAGGLLTGRYKYEDQDAKKPEGRFFGNNWAETYRNRYWKEEHFKGIALVEKALQAAYGSSAPSMTSAALRWMYHHSQLQGAHGDAVILGMSSLAQLEQNLAAVEEGPLEPAVVEAFERAWHLVAHDCPNYFR from the exons ATGCTGCGTGCAGGGTCTCGCGCCGTGGCCCGCGCCGCCGTCACCTGCGCTCGAGGCTCCGGGGCGCTGGAGCCCTGCGCTGTAGCCATGTCCCGGCCGCTGCAGGCAGCTTCGGGAGCCCGGGCTCGGCCCGCCACGGTGCTGGGCACCATGGAGATGGGGCGCCGCATGGACGCCCCCGCCAGCGCCGCGGCCGTGCGCGCCTTCGTGGAGCGTGGCAACAGCGAGCTGGACACGGCCTTCATGTACGGCGACGGCCAGTCTGAGAGCATCCTGGGCGGCCTGGGGCTCGGGctgggcggcggcggctgcagaG TGAAAATCGCCACCAAAGCCAACCCCTGGGATGGGAAATCGCTGAAGCCCGACAGCGTCCGGTCCCAGCTGGAGACGTCGCTGCAGCGGCTGCAGTGCCCCCGCGTGGACCTCTTCTACCTGCACGCGCCTGACCACGGCACCCCGGTGGAGGAGACGCTGCGCGCCTGCCACCAGCTGCATCAGGAG GGCAAGTTCGTGGAGCTGGGTCTCTCCAACTACGCCGCCTGGGAGGTGGCCGAGATCTACACCCTGTGCAGGAGCCGCGGCTGGATCCAGCCCACCGTGTACCAG GGCATGTACAACGCCACCACCCGCCAGGTGGAGAAGGAGCTGTTCCCGTGCCTCAGGCACTTTGGGATGAGGTTCTACGCCTACAACCCTTTGGCTG GGGGCCTGCTGACCGGCAGGTACAAGTATGAGGACCAGGATGCAAAAAAGCCGGAGGGCCGCTTCTTTGGGAATAACTGGGCAGAGACCTACAGGAATCG CTACTGGAAGGAGGAGCACTTCAAGGGCATCGCCCTGGTGGAGAAGGCCCTGCAGGCTGCGTATGGCAGCAGCGCCCCCAGCATGACCTCGGCCGCCCTGCGGTGGATGTACCACCACTCCCAGCTGCAG GGCGCCCACGGGGACGCGGTCATCCTGGGCATGTCCAGCCTGGCGCAGCTGGAGCAGAACCTGGCAGCCGTGGAGGAAGGGCCCCTGGAGCCGGCCGTCGTGGAGGCCTTCGAGCGAGCCTGGCACCTGGTTGCCCACGACTGCCCCAACTACTTCCGCTAG